In the Deinococcus malanensis genome, one interval contains:
- a CDS encoding helix-turn-helix transcriptional regulator, producing the protein MLNRDNADAVRWGMEAVKIAEDCQDTEALVLAFGTVGTAMLLAGNEDGRGYLERSLDLGEKAQLDQQVAVAYGNLGSVAGELYQFPRADQYLQAGLRYCAEHGIESQGHYIQAWQALSWFYQGQWNRASEAALGVTRLSRASAISRMMALVSLGRIRTRRGDPEALSALDEALAMAVQTVTLQRLAPVGAARAETAWLAGDHNRVLNETREVLELAVRHRHVWFVGELVYWRWKAGDTEIHAPMVATPFALQMAGQWREAAEEWQRLKCPYETARALAESEDETALREALNIFERLGAWPAASMTARHLREHGVRGIPRGPRAATRANPAHLTTRELEVLHLLQQGLQNAEIARKLHLSTKTAGHHVSSILSKLGVRSRTEAVREATRLALLQHGDPDRPN; encoded by the coding sequence ATGCTGAACCGGGACAATGCCGATGCTGTGCGGTGGGGCATGGAAGCAGTCAAAATCGCTGAGGACTGCCAGGATACCGAGGCTCTGGTGCTGGCGTTCGGCACCGTGGGTACGGCCATGCTGCTGGCCGGCAACGAGGACGGGCGCGGCTACCTGGAAAGAAGTCTTGATCTGGGGGAAAAGGCTCAACTCGACCAGCAGGTTGCCGTAGCCTACGGCAACCTGGGCTCGGTGGCCGGTGAGCTTTATCAGTTCCCACGGGCTGACCAGTACCTTCAGGCGGGCCTCCGGTACTGCGCGGAGCACGGTATTGAAAGCCAGGGGCATTACATACAGGCGTGGCAGGCCCTTTCCTGGTTCTACCAGGGACAGTGGAACCGCGCGTCCGAAGCAGCCCTCGGCGTCACCCGGCTTTCGAGAGCGTCGGCCATCAGCCGGATGATGGCTCTGGTGTCCCTGGGGCGAATCCGGACGCGCCGCGGTGACCCGGAAGCGCTGAGTGCGCTTGATGAAGCCCTGGCGATGGCTGTCCAGACCGTGACGCTGCAACGGCTCGCCCCGGTGGGTGCGGCCCGGGCCGAAACGGCGTGGCTGGCCGGGGACCACAACCGGGTGCTGAACGAGACCCGTGAAGTTCTGGAACTGGCGGTCAGGCACCGGCATGTGTGGTTCGTCGGTGAGCTGGTCTACTGGCGCTGGAAGGCCGGCGATACGGAAATTCACGCGCCCATGGTCGCCACGCCCTTTGCGCTTCAGATGGCCGGGCAGTGGCGGGAAGCGGCCGAGGAATGGCAGCGCCTGAAGTGTCCCTACGAGACTGCCAGGGCTCTGGCGGAAAGTGAGGACGAGACCGCACTCAGAGAGGCCCTGAACATCTTTGAACGCCTGGGGGCCTGGCCCGCCGCCAGCATGACCGCCAGGCACCTGCGGGAACACGGCGTCAGAGGCATTCCCCGGGGGCCGCGCGCCGCGACACGTGCCAACCCTGCCCACCTCACCACCCGGGAACTGGAAGTCCTGCATCTGCTGCAGCAGGGCCTGCAGAACGCCGAGATCGCCCGGAAACTGCACCTGTCCACCAAGACTGCGGGACACCACGTATCCTCAATCCTCTCGAAACTGGGAGTGCGCAGCCGGACCGAGGCAGTGCGCGAAGCCACGCGCCTGGCCCTTCTTCAGCATGGGGACCCGGACCGCCCAAACTAG
- the aroB gene encoding 3-dehydroquinate synthase, whose protein sequence is MRQIEVTGTRPYRVQVGPGLLGQAAVPQRQVALICPQDLPAEFVAQVQRRLSPVVTVTVPARDDCKTLDVMAGVLSQLAQANLPRDGAVVGLGGGAVTDLAGFVAASYLRGVAFYTMPTTLLGMVDAAVGGKTGVNLPEGKNLVGAFWPPAAVWCDTDTLATLPPAVFREGAAEAYKHGLIDDPSLLPRVLHPDFRPGGPLLEGTLADAIAVKARVVSRDLTEQGERAFLNFGHTLAHALEAVTHHGIPHGEAVAYGMHYAARLSHAVYGSEAASLSTHTLNFLRWQQPAPLPELNFDDLNAFMARDKKADSDGVRFVLLRALAQPELSRVPGAVLRAEFEGWLKDMRGLGKAATPAALPG, encoded by the coding sequence GTGCGGCAGATTGAGGTCACGGGGACCCGGCCCTACCGCGTGCAGGTGGGACCGGGACTGCTGGGCCAGGCAGCCGTGCCGCAGCGGCAGGTCGCTCTGATCTGCCCCCAGGACCTGCCAGCGGAATTTGTGGCGCAGGTTCAGCGTCGCCTCTCCCCCGTGGTAACGGTGACGGTGCCGGCCCGTGACGACTGCAAGACGCTGGACGTCATGGCCGGGGTGCTCTCCCAGCTGGCCCAGGCCAATCTGCCTCGTGACGGCGCCGTCGTCGGCCTGGGAGGCGGCGCCGTCACCGACCTGGCCGGGTTTGTGGCGGCCAGCTACCTGCGGGGCGTGGCCTTCTACACCATGCCGACCACGCTGCTGGGCATGGTGGACGCGGCGGTGGGAGGCAAAACGGGAGTGAACCTGCCAGAGGGCAAGAATCTGGTCGGAGCGTTCTGGCCCCCGGCGGCGGTGTGGTGCGACACCGACACCCTGGCGACCCTGCCTCCAGCCGTGTTCCGCGAGGGGGCTGCAGAGGCCTACAAGCACGGCCTGATCGATGATCCCAGCCTGCTTCCACGGGTGCTGCATCCGGATTTCCGCCCCGGCGGGCCGCTGCTGGAAGGCACCCTGGCTGACGCCATTGCGGTCAAGGCGAGAGTGGTCAGCCGCGACCTGACCGAGCAGGGTGAGCGCGCATTCCTGAATTTCGGTCATACCTTGGCCCACGCGCTGGAAGCGGTGACCCACCACGGCATACCTCACGGGGAAGCCGTGGCATACGGCATGCATTACGCTGCGCGCCTGAGCCACGCCGTCTACGGGTCAGAGGCCGCCAGCCTCAGCACCCACACCCTGAACTTCCTGCGCTGGCAGCAGCCTGCGCCTCTCCCCGAGCTGAACTTCGACGACCTGAACGCCTTCATGGCCCGTGACAAGAAAGCCGATTCCGACGGAGTCCGGTTCGTGCTGCTGCGTGCCCTGGCCCAGCCGGAACTGTCCCGGGTGCCCGGGGCGGTACTGCGCGCCGAATTCGAGGGCTGGCTTAAGGACATGCGTGGTCTTGGCAAAGCGGCAACGCCCGCCGCACTGCCCGGCTAG
- the aroQ gene encoding type II 3-dehydroquinate dehydratase produces the protein MLLVLNGPNLNRLGLREPQVYGSQTLEDLERQCEAWGAELGASVTCRQSNFEGQLLEWIHEAQEQGFTGIVINPGALTHYSYALRDAIGGQPLPVVEVHISNVDAREEFRHRSVTAAVCRGKISGLGFMGYRLAMEYLTEQVPVT, from the coding sequence ATGCTGCTGGTGCTGAATGGCCCGAATCTTAACCGCCTCGGCCTGCGTGAACCTCAGGTGTACGGGTCACAGACCCTGGAGGATCTGGAGCGGCAGTGCGAAGCTTGGGGCGCGGAACTGGGCGCAAGCGTCACCTGCCGCCAGAGCAACTTCGAGGGCCAGCTGCTGGAATGGATCCACGAGGCCCAGGAGCAGGGGTTTACCGGCATCGTGATCAATCCCGGCGCGCTGACGCACTACAGCTATGCCCTGCGCGACGCGATTGGCGGGCAACCCCTTCCAGTGGTCGAGGTTCACATCAGCAACGTGGACGCGCGCGAGGAATTCCGGCACCGCTCTGTGACCGCCGCCGTATGCCGCGGCAAGATCAGCGGTCTGGGCTTCATGGGGTATCGCCTGGCCATGGAATACCTGACCGAGCAGGTGCCGGTCACGTAA
- a CDS encoding DUF4242 domain-containing protein — MPRYMVERTFPDGLEIPMNSEGAAACLGVVDRNADLGVTWVHSYVSDDKRKTFCIYDGPTPEAIRQAAERNGLPVDQVSKVSVLDPYFYK; from the coding sequence ATGCCGCGTTATATGGTCGAACGTACCTTCCCGGACGGTCTCGAGATTCCCATGAACAGTGAGGGCGCCGCTGCCTGCCTGGGGGTGGTGGACCGTAATGCGGATCTGGGTGTGACCTGGGTTCACTCCTACGTGAGTGACGACAAACGCAAGACCTTCTGCATCTATGACGGCCCGACGCCGGAGGCCATCCGGCAGGCAGCGGAACGCAATGGGCTGCCTGTGGATCAGGTTTCGAAGGTTTCCGTGCTCGATCCGTATTTCTATAAGTAA
- the aroC gene encoding chorismate synthase, whose translation MRYLTAGESHGPQLTAIIEGVPSQLQLGKADIDPWLRRRQGGYGRGRRMVIETDETEILSGVRAGRTTGAPVTLVIANKDHRNWTEIMSPEPGGEPRKKALTDARPGHADLTGGIKYRHKDLRDVLERASARETAARVAVGSVALKLLSELGIEGANYVASLAGIETRQAFSWDALDAIEDSDLRTPDADAAAQMRERIDQAKKDGDTLGGILEVRFRGLPVGLGSFVHWDRKLDGRIAQACLSVQAMKGVEIGRAFENAVRPGSNVHDAIHYREGTYARDTNGAGGVEAGMTNGEELIVRVAMKPIATLMKPLPTVNVVTHEPSDAARERSDTTAVPAAGVILQCVIGWVLAEAVLEKFGGDTLPELQERVAQSRAFAHTY comes from the coding sequence ATGAGGTACTTGACCGCCGGGGAGTCACACGGGCCGCAATTGACGGCCATTATCGAGGGGGTGCCCTCGCAGCTTCAACTGGGCAAGGCAGATATCGATCCCTGGCTGCGGCGCCGGCAAGGCGGCTACGGGCGTGGCCGGCGGATGGTGATCGAGACCGACGAGACCGAGATTCTCAGTGGCGTGCGTGCAGGGCGGACCACCGGCGCCCCGGTCACGCTGGTGATCGCCAACAAGGACCACCGGAACTGGACCGAGATCATGTCGCCGGAGCCCGGCGGCGAGCCCCGCAAGAAGGCCCTAACCGACGCGCGGCCCGGGCACGCCGACCTCACCGGCGGGATCAAGTACCGTCACAAGGACCTGCGTGACGTGCTGGAACGGGCCAGCGCCCGCGAGACGGCCGCCCGGGTGGCGGTGGGCAGCGTGGCACTCAAGTTGCTGTCGGAACTGGGGATCGAGGGGGCCAACTACGTGGCCAGCCTGGCGGGCATCGAGACCCGGCAGGCGTTCTCCTGGGACGCCCTGGACGCCATCGAGGATTCGGACCTGCGCACACCGGATGCGGACGCCGCCGCGCAGATGCGCGAGCGCATCGACCAGGCCAAAAAGGACGGCGATACCCTGGGCGGCATTCTGGAGGTCCGTTTCCGTGGGCTGCCGGTCGGCCTGGGCAGCTTCGTGCACTGGGACCGCAAGCTCGATGGACGCATCGCTCAGGCCTGCCTGAGTGTGCAGGCCATGAAGGGTGTAGAAATTGGCCGGGCCTTTGAAAATGCCGTCAGGCCTGGCAGCAACGTGCACGACGCCATTCACTACCGGGAGGGCACCTACGCCCGCGACACCAACGGCGCGGGTGGCGTGGAGGCCGGCATGACCAACGGTGAGGAGCTGATCGTACGGGTCGCCATGAAGCCCATTGCCACCCTGATGAAGCCGTTGCCGACCGTAAACGTGGTGACGCATGAGCCCTCGGACGCAGCCCGTGAGCGCAGCGACACCACTGCGGTACCGGCTGCAGGAGTGATCCTGCAGTGCGTGATCGGCTGGGTGCTGGCCGAGGCGGTTCTGGAGAAATTTGGCGGCGATACCTTACCGGAACTGCAGGAGCGTGTCGCTCAGTCACGGGCTTTTGCGCACACCTACTGA
- a CDS encoding shikimate kinase, with protein sequence MFTAGLIERPVSWVALAGFMGTGKSRIGWELSRALAMHFVDTDKLITRVVGKSIPEVFAQEGEGYFRSCEQEVVRRVTRLEHAVISLGGGTFIHEENRRILLERGPVVVLWATPETVYQRTRHSDRPLLASDDPLSRIRHLMDEREPVYKQGTIHVHSDGRPSEEIVEEIVERLWAWSDTQHAWAERSGTLGGGDRAAD encoded by the coding sequence ATGTTCACTGCGGGCCTGATTGAACGCCCCGTCAGCTGGGTTGCGCTGGCAGGCTTCATGGGGACCGGGAAAAGCCGGATCGGCTGGGAGCTTTCGCGTGCCCTGGCCATGCATTTCGTGGACACCGACAAGCTGATTACGCGCGTGGTGGGCAAGAGCATCCCCGAGGTCTTCGCCCAGGAAGGCGAAGGCTATTTCCGCTCCTGCGAGCAGGAAGTGGTGCGCCGCGTCACCCGGCTGGAACACGCGGTGATCAGTCTGGGCGGCGGCACCTTCATTCACGAGGAAAACCGGCGCATACTGCTGGAACGCGGTCCAGTCGTCGTGCTGTGGGCCACCCCGGAAACGGTCTATCAGCGCACCCGTCACAGTGACCGCCCGCTGCTGGCCAGCGACGATCCGCTCTCGCGGATCCGCCACCTGATGGACGAGCGCGAGCCGGTCTACAAGCAGGGCACCATTCACGTTCACAGTGACGGCCGTCCCAGCGAGGAAATTGTGGAAGAGATCGTGGAGCGCCTGTGGGCGTGGTCGGACACCCAGCACGCCTGGGCAGAGCGGTCCGGCACGCTGGGAGGAGGGGACCGTGCGGCAGATTGA